A window of Prolixibacter sp. SD074 contains these coding sequences:
- a CDS encoding glycosyltransferase family protein → MKVLYAIQGTGNGHLSRARDIIPVIEEYARLDILISGTQAEVELGHPVKYRKKGLGFVFGKNGGIDILSTYRNANISSLMKEINTLPVKNYDLVINDFEPVSAWACRRKNVPCISLSHQASLLSKQVPRPSKKDPAATFLLENYAPTDFQISFHFAPYDEHIFTPVIRKQVRDTETDDKGHYTVYLPAFDDKKLIKKLSFFDDIRWEIFSKHTRSTYQKGNITVRTVSNGAFLKSMAESTGVLCGAGFETPAETLFLGKKLMVIPMKSQYEQQCNAAALKQMGVPVIKNLKEKNLPKIGDWLSDGKPIPVFYPDQTRTIVKQIFEGHIARILKDNEHENNLLIREYYRTNIPEYETTD, encoded by the coding sequence ATGAAAGTCCTCTACGCCATACAAGGAACCGGAAACGGCCATTTGAGCCGGGCACGGGACATTATTCCGGTAATTGAAGAATATGCCCGGCTCGATATTCTGATCAGCGGAACGCAAGCCGAAGTTGAGTTGGGACATCCGGTTAAATACCGGAAAAAAGGACTGGGTTTTGTCTTCGGTAAAAACGGAGGAATCGATATCCTGAGCACTTATCGCAATGCCAATATTTCCAGCCTGATGAAGGAGATTAATACCCTTCCGGTAAAAAATTATGACTTGGTTATCAACGATTTCGAACCGGTTTCGGCATGGGCATGCCGTCGGAAAAATGTACCGTGCATTTCACTCAGCCATCAGGCTTCGCTGCTAAGCAAACAAGTGCCCCGACCATCAAAAAAAGACCCGGCAGCGACTTTCCTGTTAGAAAACTATGCTCCCACCGATTTCCAGATAAGTTTTCATTTCGCTCCTTACGACGAGCATATTTTTACACCGGTCATCCGGAAACAGGTGCGGGATACAGAAACCGATGACAAAGGACACTACACAGTTTACCTCCCGGCTTTCGATGATAAAAAGCTGATTAAAAAGCTTTCTTTTTTTGATGACATACGCTGGGAGATCTTCTCTAAACACACCCGGTCGACCTATCAGAAAGGAAACATCACCGTTCGTACTGTTTCGAACGGGGCATTTCTGAAAAGCATGGCCGAATCGACAGGCGTACTTTGCGGAGCAGGTTTTGAAACTCCGGCAGAAACCTTATTCCTGGGCAAGAAGTTGATGGTAATTCCTATGAAAAGCCAATATGAACAGCAATGTAATGCAGCTGCGCTGAAACAGATGGGAGTACCGGTTATCAAAAATCTAAAAGAAAAAAATCTGCCGAAGATTGGTGACTGGTTATCAGATGGCAAGCCCATTCCGGTATTCTATCCCGACCAAACCCGAACTATCGTGAAGCAGATATTTGAAGGACATATTGCCAGGATACTCAAAGATAACGAGCACGAAAACAATTTACTGATCAGGGAATATTATCGCACCAACATACCCGAATATGAAACAACTGACTAA
- a CDS encoding UDP-2,3-diacylglucosamine diphosphatase, which yields MTKQRKIDLVVLSDIHLGTAGSHATELLKYLKSIRPKTLILNGDIIDIWQFRKRYFPKSHLKVIKHLLGMASKRTNIYYITGNHDEMFRRFSGLKIGKLKIVNQLELDLDGNRSWFFHGDVFDVVMQYSKWLAKLGAIGYDTLIWLNTKVNWINRQFGFEPVSFSKKVKNSVKGAVKYINSFEDTAASLGAKKGYKNIVCGHIHHPEIKELEFPQGNITYLNSGDWIENLTSLEYDDGEWKIFSFRDDFVEEDGFTPNEREQLVDFDPKELFQVLLNEFQAEA from the coding sequence ATGACTAAACAAAGAAAAATTGATCTGGTGGTTCTATCAGATATTCATCTTGGAACCGCCGGAAGCCACGCCACCGAATTGCTGAAATACCTGAAAAGCATTCGTCCCAAAACCTTAATTCTGAACGGTGACATCATCGACATCTGGCAATTCAGGAAACGCTATTTCCCAAAATCACACCTGAAAGTAATTAAACACCTGCTGGGAATGGCATCCAAACGCACCAACATTTATTACATTACCGGAAACCACGATGAAATGTTCCGCCGCTTCAGCGGACTAAAAATCGGGAAGCTGAAGATTGTAAATCAGCTGGAACTCGACTTGGACGGCAACCGCAGCTGGTTTTTCCATGGCGATGTATTCGATGTAGTGATGCAATATTCCAAATGGCTGGCCAAACTCGGAGCGATTGGTTACGATACCCTGATTTGGCTGAATACTAAAGTCAACTGGATCAACCGTCAATTCGGATTTGAACCCGTTTCGTTCTCTAAAAAGGTGAAAAACTCGGTGAAAGGCGCCGTAAAATATATCAACTCTTTCGAAGACACGGCGGCATCGTTGGGCGCAAAGAAAGGGTACAAAAACATCGTCTGTGGGCACATTCACCACCCCGAAATCAAAGAATTGGAATTCCCGCAAGGCAACATTACCTATCTGAATTCAGGCGATTGGATTGAAAACCTCACCAGTCTGGAGTACGACGATGGCGAGTGGAAAATATTCAGTTTCCGCGACGATTTTGTGGAAGAAGACGGCTTCACTCCCAACGAACGCGAACAACTGGTTGATTTCGATCCGAAAGAGCTTTTCCAGGTACTGCTAAACGAATTTCAAGCGGAAGCATGA